The genomic interval AAGCTCCTCGTCCATACCTTCGGCGCGCTCCTCTATGAGCCGGATCCCGACGGCTGGGTCCGCGAGACCTCGGAGATCACGCACGGCCGTGGCTTTGGCGTCCGGCATCGGCACACCTACCCCGTTCTGGAGCGGCACCGGAAGCGAGGGCTCCGCGCGATGAGCGTCAACCCCGCCTTCGTGTACGGGCGGGGCGGCTGGTTCGAAAAGGGCGTGCTCCGCCCGATGAGCCGCGGCGAATCCACGATGATCGGCGACGGCTCGCAGATCATGCATTACATCGAAGCGTCCGATGCGGCGTCGGGTTACCGCCTCGCGATCGAAAACGGGCTCCCCGGCGACGACTATCTTCTCGCG from Candidatus Eisenbacteria bacterium carries:
- a CDS encoding NAD-dependent epimerase/dehydratase family protein produces the protein MAVITHFSKPTVLVTGATGAIGRAVCRELVVHGYLVIGLVRSIEAKERLPYAVIPALGDVRDPASWEHAIEQSDIVIHLALPADESSGPKDRPEAELEARTLAEILDRLAALCRRHKKLLVHTFGALLYEPDPDGWVRETSEITHGRGFGVRHRHTYPVLERHRKRGLRAMSVNPAFVYGRGGWFEKGVLRPMSRGESTMIGDGSQIMHYIEASDAASGYRLAIENGLPGDDYLLA